The proteins below are encoded in one region of Deinococcus aquaedulcis:
- a CDS encoding metallophosphoesterase family protein, with product MRLAILGDVHGNAFALQAVLDDLRASAPDLVLNLGDTVWGCADPARAWALQQEHAPPSVRGNTDERVAGLRAGKEEMRSWLRAQLPDRIGETLAALPTFMDVAGGEVRVAHGSPRSPWEDLMLTEDGRSTRPAHFAELRERLGDFAYDRGGRVCVVGHTHREMLSVVDGVTVVNAGPVSRQKDGLPLARWVALTRRAGVWTPEFRRVPYNVQGAVAWVQQHGPDRQAEHEAQWLSAGREP from the coding sequence GTGCGGCTGGCCATTCTGGGTGACGTGCACGGCAACGCCTTCGCGCTTCAGGCGGTGCTGGACGACCTGCGCGCTTCGGCGCCCGATCTGGTGCTGAACCTGGGCGATACCGTCTGGGGCTGCGCTGACCCGGCCCGCGCCTGGGCACTGCAACAGGAACACGCGCCGCCCAGCGTGCGCGGCAACACGGACGAACGGGTCGCGGGGCTCAGAGCGGGCAAGGAAGAGATGCGCTCCTGGCTGCGTGCGCAGTTGCCTGACAGGATAGGAGAGACGCTGGCGGCCCTGCCCACCTTCATGGATGTGGCGGGGGGCGAGGTGCGCGTCGCCCACGGTTCCCCCCGCAGCCCCTGGGAAGACCTGATGCTCACGGAAGACGGCCGGTCTACCCGCCCCGCCCACTTCGCCGAATTGCGTGAGCGCCTGGGTGACTTTGCCTATGACAGGGGCGGCCGCGTGTGCGTGGTGGGGCACACCCACCGCGAGATGCTGAGTGTGGTGGACGGCGTAACTGTGGTGAATGCCGGCCCCGTGTCGCGCCAGAAAGACGGTCTGCCCCTGGCACGCTGGGTGGCGCTGACCCGCCGCGCGGGCGTCTGGACCCCAGAATTCCGCCGTGTTCCTTATAACGTGCAAGGTGCAGTGGCCTGGGTCCAGCAGCATGGACCTGATCGGCAGGCCGAGCACGAGGCCCAGTGGCTCAGCGCCGGCCGCGAACCCTGA
- a CDS encoding DEAD/DEAH box helicase, whose translation MNFDQLIAPELAARLAERGITEASPIQEASLPHTLQGRDLIGRARTGTGKTLAFALPILSKLEASRERARLPRAIVVAPTRELAKQVAEEFSKSGAHLSTVTVYGGAAYGPQENALRRGVDVVVGTPGRLIDHLERGNLDLSDVQFAVLDEADEMLSVGFADAIETILQKTPETRQTLLFSATLTADINRLARKYLNDPLVVDMVGEGKSQAAQTVEHLKVKVGRTRTRVLADLLTVYNPEKAIVFTRTKREADELANELIHRGIESEALHGDLAQSQRERALGAFRSGRVGVLVATDVAARGLDIPEVDLVVQYHLPQDPESYVHRSGRTGRAGRTGTAIIMYGDRENREVAGLERVTGVRFTERPLPTPKEVAAASARASADMVRKVDASAAANFQAEAEKLFSELGLEALARALAKISGVTEPVKAASLLSGEEGLTTIILHAERMSVARAVALLARTTDVDTRRLGKVRQWRGGAVADVPSEFVEKLMAASPLEGEVGVEVAQELPELFEQPTRERRDGGGYQGGRGYRDREDGGYGNRGGGYQGGGRGGYGNRGGQGGGGGRGGQGRWSRDRDDRGPRQREDFADREFVPSGR comes from the coding sequence ATGAACTTTGATCAACTGATTGCGCCCGAACTCGCGGCGCGTCTCGCCGAACGTGGCATCACCGAAGCCAGCCCCATTCAGGAAGCCAGCCTTCCCCACACCCTGCAGGGCCGCGACCTGATTGGCCGCGCCCGCACCGGCACCGGCAAGACCCTGGCCTTTGCCCTGCCGATCCTCTCCAAGCTGGAAGCCAGCCGTGAGCGCGCCCGCCTGCCGCGCGCCATTGTGGTGGCCCCGACCCGCGAACTGGCCAAGCAGGTGGCCGAGGAGTTCTCCAAGAGCGGCGCGCACCTCTCGACGGTCACCGTGTACGGCGGCGCCGCCTACGGCCCGCAGGAAAACGCTCTGCGCCGTGGCGTGGACGTGGTGGTGGGCACCCCCGGGCGCCTGATCGACCACCTGGAGCGCGGCAACCTGGACCTGAGCGACGTGCAGTTCGCCGTGCTGGACGAGGCCGACGAGATGCTCTCGGTGGGCTTTGCCGACGCGATTGAAACGATTCTGCAAAAGACCCCCGAAACCCGCCAGACCCTGCTGTTCAGCGCCACGCTGACGGCCGACATCAACCGTCTGGCCCGCAAGTACCTGAATGACCCTCTAGTCGTGGACATGGTGGGCGAGGGCAAGAGCCAGGCCGCCCAGACCGTGGAGCACCTGAAGGTGAAGGTGGGCCGCACCCGCACCCGCGTGCTGGCCGACCTGCTGACTGTCTACAACCCCGAAAAGGCCATCGTGTTTACCCGCACCAAGCGCGAGGCCGATGAACTGGCCAACGAGCTGATTCACCGTGGCATTGAAAGCGAGGCGCTCCACGGCGACCTGGCCCAGAGCCAGCGCGAGCGGGCCCTGGGGGCCTTCCGCAGCGGGCGCGTGGGCGTGCTCGTCGCCACCGATGTGGCGGCGCGCGGCCTGGACATCCCCGAAGTGGACCTTGTGGTGCAGTACCACCTGCCCCAGGACCCCGAAAGCTACGTGCACCGTTCGGGCCGCACCGGCCGCGCCGGGCGCACCGGCACCGCGATCATCATGTACGGTGACCGCGAGAACCGCGAAGTGGCCGGCCTGGAGCGCGTGACTGGCGTGCGCTTTACCGAGCGCCCCCTGCCTACCCCCAAGGAAGTGGCCGCCGCCAGCGCGCGGGCCAGCGCCGACATGGTGCGCAAGGTGGACGCCAGCGCCGCCGCCAACTTCCAGGCCGAGGCCGAGAAGCTGTTCAGCGAACTGGGCCTGGAAGCCCTGGCGCGCGCCCTAGCCAAGATCAGCGGCGTGACCGAGCCTGTGAAGGCCGCCAGCCTACTGAGCGGTGAAGAGGGTCTGACCACCATCATCCTGCACGCCGAGCGCATGAGCGTGGCGCGCGCCGTGGCCCTGCTGGCCCGCACCACCGACGTTGACACCCGCCGCCTGGGCAAGGTGCGCCAGTGGCGCGGCGGCGCTGTGGCCGACGTGCCCAGCGAGTTCGTGGAGAAGCTGATGGCCGCCAGCCCGCTGGAAGGCGAAGTGGGCGTGGAAGTGGCCCAGGAACTGCCCGAACTGTTCGAGCAGCCCACCCGCGAGCGCCGCGACGGCGGCGGCTACCAGGGTGGCCGTGGCTACCGTGACCGCGAGGACGGCGGCTACGGCAACCGGGGCGGTGGCTACCAGGGCGGCGGCCGTGGTGGCTACGGCAACCGGGGCGGCCAGGGCGGCGGCGGTGGACGCGGCGGTCAGGGCCGCTGGAGCCGCGACCGCGATGACCGTGGCCCGCGCCAGCGCGAAGACTTCGCTGACCGCGAGTTCGTGCCCTCGGGCCGGTAA
- a CDS encoding ferritin-like domain-containing protein, with amino-acid sequence MSSDNSTAGHSTRRKFLGAAGLMGAGAVLSGCTNVLATHPAKANLDATIFNFALNLEYLEAAFYLAAVGRLDELTAAGGDASKVILPAGFTGRGGVAVPGLTGDMLAMAHEIADDELAHVKVIRKVLGGVAVPQPRLDLGPAFQAAGSAASGGVITNFNPFANELFFLHGAFIFEDVGVTAYKGAARLLVDDSAGGNLENAAGILAVEAYHSGSVRTQLYNRRTQQAAAGLTVEQVVQAISNLRDAVDGSDDRDQGLSANAANNQNPNVPARSANIVPTDINGIAFSRTPRQVANIVFLDTSGTKTQGGFFPDGLSGNFSAILAL; translated from the coding sequence ATGAGCAGTGACAACAGCACCGCAGGCCACAGCACCCGCCGCAAGTTCCTCGGGGCCGCCGGATTGATGGGCGCAGGCGCCGTCCTGAGCGGCTGCACCAACGTCCTGGCCACCCATCCGGCCAAGGCCAATCTGGACGCCACCATCTTCAACTTCGCCCTGAACCTTGAGTACCTGGAAGCGGCCTTTTACCTGGCGGCCGTGGGTCGGCTCGACGAGCTGACGGCTGCAGGCGGCGACGCCAGCAAGGTCATCCTGCCCGCTGGCTTTACCGGACGCGGCGGCGTTGCCGTCCCCGGCCTGACCGGCGACATGCTGGCGATGGCCCACGAGATCGCCGATGACGAGCTCGCCCACGTCAAAGTGATTCGCAAAGTCCTGGGCGGCGTTGCCGTACCCCAGCCCCGCCTGGACCTGGGCCCGGCCTTCCAGGCCGCTGGCAGCGCGGCCTCGGGCGGCGTCATCACCAACTTCAACCCCTTTGCCAACGAGCTGTTCTTCCTGCACGGCGCCTTTATCTTCGAGGACGTGGGTGTCACGGCCTACAAGGGCGCCGCGCGCCTGCTGGTGGACGACAGCGCGGGCGGTAACCTGGAGAACGCGGCCGGGATTCTGGCCGTCGAGGCCTACCACTCGGGCTCGGTACGCACGCAGCTGTACAACCGCCGCACTCAGCAGGCCGCCGCCGGCCTGACGGTGGAACAGGTGGTGCAGGCCATCAGCAACCTGCGCGACGCTGTGGACGGCAGCGATGACCGTGACCAGGGCCTGAGCGCGAATGCCGCCAACAACCAGAACCCCAACGTGCCGGCCCGCAGCGCCAACATTGTCCCCACCGACATTAACGGCATTGCGTTCAGCCGCACCCCCCGTCAGGTGGCCAACATCGTCTTCCTCGACACGAGTGGCACCAAGACCCAAGGGGGCTTCTTCCCCGACGGTCTGAGCGGCAACTTCTCGGCCATCCTCGCGCTCTAA
- a CDS encoding RluA family pseudouridine synthase codes for MTEGPASALPFAATPGRLDAVVASLSGASRSQVAGWIEGGHVQVDGQTVTKPSLKLRGGEALLVSPPPPPDATVRPEQVPLDVLYEDEHLIAINKPPGMVTHPAPGVSTGTLVNALLGRMSLPQQGGFDGPDGYRPGIVHRLDRDTSGVIVVAKTVAAHARLAEAFKARETQKVYLAIAAGGWRAEEAVRVDAPIGRHPVQRQRMTVGGANAREAQTLFTPLARCPDGHGRTLALVRAQPRTGRTHQIRVHLAHLGSPILGDPVYGRESALIGRHALHAHFLTLPHPVTGEALHLHAPAPEDLLSAWISLGGQWPAQAEAPTQN; via the coding sequence GTGACCGAAGGCCCCGCCTCTGCCCTGCCGTTTGCCGCCACTCCAGGCCGCCTGGACGCTGTGGTGGCCAGCCTCAGCGGGGCCAGCCGCTCGCAGGTGGCCGGGTGGATAGAGGGGGGGCACGTGCAGGTAGACGGCCAGACCGTGACCAAGCCCAGCCTGAAGCTGCGCGGCGGCGAGGCGCTGCTGGTTTCGCCCCCGCCACCCCCAGACGCCACCGTGCGCCCCGAGCAGGTGCCGCTGGACGTGCTGTATGAGGACGAGCACCTGATTGCCATCAACAAGCCGCCCGGCATGGTGACGCACCCCGCGCCGGGCGTGAGCACCGGCACGCTGGTGAACGCCCTGCTGGGCCGCATGAGCCTGCCCCAGCAGGGTGGCTTTGACGGCCCGGACGGCTACCGCCCCGGCATCGTGCACCGCCTGGACCGCGACACCAGCGGCGTGATCGTGGTGGCCAAGACGGTGGCGGCCCACGCCCGGCTGGCCGAGGCGTTCAAGGCGCGCGAGACGCAAAAGGTGTACCTCGCCATTGCCGCCGGGGGCTGGCGCGCCGAGGAAGCGGTGCGGGTAGACGCCCCCATTGGCCGCCACCCGGTGCAGCGCCAGCGCATGACGGTGGGCGGCGCCAATGCGCGCGAGGCCCAGACGCTGTTCACGCCGCTGGCCCGCTGCCCGGACGGCCACGGGCGCACCCTGGCGCTGGTGCGGGCCCAGCCGCGCACCGGGCGCACCCACCAGATCCGGGTACATCTGGCCCATCTGGGCAGTCCCATCCTGGGTGACCCTGTGTATGGCCGCGAGAGCGCCCTGATCGGCCGCCACGCCCTGCACGCCCACTTTCTGACCCTGCCGCATCCGGTGACCGGCGAGGCCCTGCACCTGCACGCCCCTGCACCAGAAGACCTGCTCAGCGCATGGATTTCTCTGGGGGGCCAGTGGCCCGCCCAGGCCGAGGCGCCAACCCAGAACTGA
- a CDS encoding twin-arginine translocase TatA/TatE family subunit, with amino-acid sequence MPNLGPAELIVILLVALVVFGPRKLPELGKSLGHGLREFRRSTQGLKEDLGMGTPAAAPTPPAAPAAVPMAAREMAVAEEVRG; translated from the coding sequence ATGCCCAATCTTGGACCTGCTGAACTGATCGTGATTCTTCTGGTGGCGCTGGTGGTCTTTGGCCCACGCAAGTTGCCGGAGCTGGGCAAGAGCCTGGGCCACGGCCTGCGTGAATTTCGCCGGAGCACCCAGGGCCTGAAAGAAGACCTGGGCATGGGGACCCCAGCCGCTGCACCCACGCCCCCAGCGGCGCCGGCCGCCGTGCCTATGGCCGCTCGCGAGATGGCCGTGGCTGAGGAAGTCAGAGGATAA
- a CDS encoding sigma-70 family RNA polymerase sigma factor, whose product MTPFSSDLPDEALIHAMAGRQEEALQELHRRYARLLYALGRRMLQQHEDVESCVQDAFFNAWRHAGRFDPARASAKTWLVSIAHHRFLQELRDRPDTPLELEDWDAPTRSPDPTDRLMAEQAVDGLEPHHRELVELAYYRGFTHSELAILTGLPVGTVKSRLRSALDRMRVALTRASGA is encoded by the coding sequence ATGACGCCCTTTTCTTCCGATCTGCCTGATGAGGCGCTTATCCACGCCATGGCCGGGCGGCAGGAAGAGGCGCTGCAGGAACTACACCGCCGGTATGCCCGGCTGCTGTACGCCCTGGGTCGCCGCATGCTTCAGCAGCACGAGGATGTCGAAAGTTGCGTGCAAGACGCTTTTTTTAATGCTTGGCGACACGCGGGGCGCTTCGATCCGGCGCGGGCCAGTGCCAAGACGTGGCTGGTGAGCATTGCCCACCACCGGTTCCTGCAGGAACTGCGCGACCGCCCAGACACGCCGCTGGAACTGGAGGACTGGGACGCCCCCACACGCAGCCCGGACCCCACCGACCGTTTGATGGCCGAGCAGGCTGTGGATGGTCTGGAGCCGCATCACCGCGAACTGGTGGAATTGGCGTACTACCGGGGGTTTACGCACAGTGAGCTCGCCATTCTGACGGGTTTGCCTGTGGGTACAGTAAAATCCCGGCTGCGCTCTGCGCTGGACCGCATGCGCGTCGCCCTGACCCGGGCATCTGGTGCCTGA
- a CDS encoding anti-sigma factor: MNVNREDLVSLALGLLSAEEEARLRAALDADPALRAAYREDLETLHRLPDTLPPAEVPEGALERLMARVWAEGAQGGPAPLPLQGPADPAPTQVPPPTSRRRPLGPVLGGLALAAALAAGVLLLRPAPPADLLSEFRAVPGAVVTTLAREGAPAGQLVRLPDGRAYARLNSAPPEGRVYQLWRLENGQPVSAGVFSGQDIQWQGAAAGQTVAISVEPPGGSPQPTTTPLLVQQL, translated from the coding sequence GTGAACGTCAACCGTGAAGATCTGGTCAGTCTGGCGCTGGGGCTGCTCAGTGCCGAGGAGGAAGCGCGCCTGCGCGCCGCCCTCGACGCTGATCCAGCCCTGCGGGCGGCGTACCGTGAGGACCTGGAGACCTTGCACCGCCTCCCCGACACCTTGCCCCCCGCCGAGGTGCCTGAGGGCGCCCTGGAGCGCCTGATGGCCCGCGTTTGGGCGGAAGGGGCGCAGGGGGGACCCGCGCCGCTGCCGCTTCAAGGGCCAGCCGACCCTGCGCCAACCCAGGTGCCGCCCCCCACGTCCCGTCGCCGCCCGTTGGGGCCGGTGCTGGGAGGACTGGCGCTGGCGGCGGCCCTGGCAGCAGGTGTGCTCCTCCTGCGCCCCGCGCCGCCGGCTGATCTGCTGAGCGAATTCCGCGCGGTGCCTGGCGCGGTCGTGACCACCCTGGCCCGAGAAGGTGCCCCCGCCGGCCAGCTGGTGCGCCTGCCTGATGGCCGCGCCTATGCCCGCCTGAACAGTGCGCCGCCGGAAGGCCGGGTGTATCAGCTGTGGCGCCTGGAGAATGGCCAGCCGGTCTCGGCGGGCGTGTTCAGCGGCCAGGACATCCAGTGGCAGGGCGCGGCAGCTGGGCAAACGGTGGCGATCAGCGTGGAGCCCCCAGGCGGCAGCCCCCAGCCCACCACCACGCCCCTGCTGGTTCAGCAGCTATAA
- a CDS encoding ATP-binding protein, with protein MVLGTEDATPVSFWFSVLPGASVQMDDLVAVQTRKPNGAPVHFYGIVDHVRTRHEGVSFDSDVQDVVAGLLPASVSYAARVLVTRVDPEDFIPPQPGDEVRHATGESLRLALSADKMDHAFAGGLLADGQVLPVNYQFVNGESGGHINISGISGVATKTSYALFLLHSIFRGGVLNTRGEGHNTRALIFNVKGEDLLFLDQPNRRVAEKEGGVQARKGWGQGRYARLGLPVEPFRDVQFLAPPKPGGGAIVPDVEQRAGGVVPFVFTLREFAAGRMLPYVFSDATSSLNLGFVIGNIEEKLARLAGTDTAPYLTVEDWDPDQDVLLDEAVRFDELGKTRLETFSQLIAYLEYKLLEQNDGEGDPKWVLKQNQGTLRAFIRRLRGVQKHLSPLVRGDLSAQQAAQYRPDLLRKGIQTSVVDIHKLGAHAQGFVVGVLLRALFEHKEKYGRQDTVFVVLDELNKYAPREGHSPIKDVLLDIAERGRSLGIILIGAQQTASEVERRIVSNAAIRVVGRLDLAEAERPEYRFLPQSFRSRAGILQPGTMLVSQPDVPNPVLVNYPFPAWATRKDEVDDLGGRAAQDVAEDWLR; from the coding sequence ATGGTGCTGGGCACCGAAGACGCCACGCCAGTCTCGTTCTGGTTCTCGGTGCTGCCGGGCGCCAGCGTGCAGATGGACGATCTGGTGGCCGTGCAGACCCGCAAGCCCAACGGCGCGCCCGTCCACTTTTACGGCATCGTGGACCATGTGCGCACCCGGCACGAGGGGGTGAGTTTCGACAGCGACGTGCAGGACGTGGTGGCAGGCCTGCTACCGGCCAGTGTCAGCTACGCGGCGCGGGTGCTGGTCACGCGCGTGGACCCCGAAGACTTCATTCCGCCCCAGCCCGGCGATGAAGTGCGCCATGCCACGGGCGAGAGCCTGCGTCTGGCCCTCAGCGCCGACAAGATGGACCACGCCTTTGCCGGGGGCCTGCTGGCCGACGGGCAGGTGCTGCCGGTCAACTATCAGTTCGTGAACGGCGAGTCCGGCGGGCACATCAACATCAGCGGGATTTCCGGGGTGGCCACCAAGACCAGTTACGCGCTGTTCCTGCTGCACTCCATCTTCCGGGGCGGCGTGCTGAACACGCGCGGCGAGGGCCACAACACCCGCGCGCTGATCTTTAACGTGAAGGGCGAGGACCTGCTGTTTCTGGACCAGCCCAACCGCCGCGTCGCCGAAAAAGAAGGCGGCGTGCAGGCCCGCAAAGGCTGGGGACAGGGCCGCTACGCCCGGCTGGGCCTGCCGGTGGAACCGTTCCGCGACGTACAGTTTCTGGCCCCGCCCAAGCCCGGGGGCGGCGCCATCGTGCCGGACGTGGAACAGCGCGCCGGGGGCGTGGTGCCCTTCGTGTTCACCCTGCGCGAGTTCGCGGCCGGGCGCATGCTGCCCTACGTCTTTTCCGATGCGACCAGCAGTCTGAACCTGGGGTTCGTCATTGGAAATATCGAGGAGAAGCTGGCCCGGCTGGCCGGCACTGACACGGCTCCTTACCTGACCGTGGAGGACTGGGACCCTGACCAGGACGTGCTGCTGGACGAAGCCGTGCGCTTCGACGAACTGGGCAAGACGCGCCTCGAAACCTTTTCGCAGCTGATTGCCTACCTGGAATACAAGCTGCTGGAGCAGAACGACGGCGAGGGCGACCCCAAATGGGTGCTGAAGCAGAACCAGGGCACCCTGCGCGCCTTCATTCGCCGGCTGCGGGGCGTGCAGAAGCACCTCTCGCCGCTGGTTCGCGGGGACCTGAGCGCCCAGCAGGCCGCGCAGTACCGCCCGGACCTGCTGCGCAAGGGCATTCAGACCAGCGTGGTGGATATTCACAAGCTGGGAGCCCACGCCCAGGGCTTCGTGGTGGGCGTGCTGCTGCGCGCCCTGTTCGAGCACAAGGAGAAATATGGCCGCCAGGACACCGTGTTCGTGGTGCTGGACGAGCTGAACAAGTACGCGCCCCGCGAGGGCCACAGCCCTATTAAAGACGTGCTGCTGGACATTGCCGAACGTGGCCGCTCGCTGGGCATCATCCTGATCGGCGCGCAGCAGACCGCCAGCGAGGTGGAGCGGCGCATCGTGTCCAACGCCGCCATCCGTGTGGTGGGCCGCCTGGACCTGGCCGAAGCCGAGCGCCCCGAATACCGCTTCTTGCCCCAGAGCTTCCGCAGCCGCGCGGGCATTTTGCAGCCCGGCACGATGCTGGTGAGCCAGCCGGACGTGCCCAACCCGGTGCTGGTCAATTACCCCTTCCCGGCCTGGGCCACCCGCAAGGACGAGGTGGACGACCTGGGAGGCCGCGCCGCGCAGGATGTGGCCGAAGACTGGCTGAGGTGA
- a CDS encoding DNA double-strand break repair nuclease NurA encodes MRPMRIRLDPWPVDIESGQLGLATFGGDLIDIETPRWAAIGARPLPAGLRTVYVVDGKRRMESRVFVEDGHGGAGVGGFGAYVVGAVSLCPHGTRQAELLSVRAGRLLAHAPDLRLDPCTLSPRHPHTGQLEYRPIPTDGPEPLAPLHKLQSVMLQEEQELSHGLASAVPFDEQDDREALSALTLQDGTLRRATNFGGAVVGYVKTMQTQYLPPDRVGLLGQLRPGERTPIMHLTSETGKTTRFTWYVRLCEAEFYQHPMSGVMRLEMYAPEEPDFLPPIVKEVANLSGTLLCRLGSKAHKDARAPQNLIPTAALEHAMNRAMGSSDLVARRIRAHIATQLGREVLA; translated from the coding sequence ATGCGCCCCATGCGGATTCGTCTGGACCCCTGGCCGGTGGACATAGAAAGTGGGCAACTGGGGCTGGCGACCTTTGGCGGCGACCTGATTGATATTGAGACCCCTCGCTGGGCGGCCATTGGCGCGCGCCCCCTGCCGGCGGGGCTACGCACCGTGTACGTGGTGGACGGCAAACGCCGCATGGAGTCGCGCGTGTTTGTGGAAGACGGCCACGGCGGCGCGGGTGTAGGGGGCTTCGGGGCCTACGTGGTGGGCGCCGTGAGCCTGTGCCCGCACGGCACCCGGCAGGCCGAACTGCTGTCGGTGCGGGCCGGGCGGCTGCTGGCCCATGCGCCAGACCTGCGGCTGGACCCCTGCACCCTCTCGCCGCGCCACCCGCACACCGGGCAACTGGAATACCGCCCCATCCCCACCGATGGCCCCGAGCCCCTGGCGCCGCTGCACAAGCTGCAGAGCGTGATGCTGCAGGAAGAGCAGGAACTTTCGCACGGGCTGGCCTCGGCGGTGCCCTTTGACGAGCAGGATGACCGCGAGGCCCTGAGCGCCCTGACCCTGCAGGACGGCACCCTGCGCCGGGCCACCAATTTCGGCGGCGCGGTGGTGGGCTACGTGAAAACCATGCAAACCCAGTACCTGCCCCCCGACCGCGTGGGCCTGCTGGGTCAGCTGAGGCCGGGCGAGCGCACGCCCATCATGCACCTCACCTCCGAGACCGGGAAAACCACGCGCTTTACATGGTACGTGCGCCTGTGCGAGGCCGAGTTCTACCAGCACCCCATGAGCGGCGTGATGCGCCTGGAGATGTACGCCCCGGAAGAACCGGACTTCCTGCCGCCCATCGTGAAGGAGGTGGCGAACCTGTCGGGCACGCTGCTGTGCCGCCTGGGCAGCAAGGCGCACAAGGACGCCCGCGCGCCGCAGAACTTGATTCCCACCGCCGCGCTGGAACACGCCATGAACCGGGCGATGGGCAGCTCTGACCTCGTGGCCCGGCGCATCCGCGCGCACATTGCCACGCAACTGGGGCGCGAGGTGCTGGCGTGA
- a CDS encoding cyclic nucleotide-binding domain-containing protein translates to MTYVATATQTIHADLHRTVRRGQTLYYAGDSAPSLYRLDSGLMRAVRLTPQGRNLTVRHIRPGDIFGEECLQGQVRGHQVVALTDAVLTPIHPEHLSVGELWDLTRSLGAQLQRMMTDGVHIQDGDLRERIARYLLNLADSTLGGQHADGTRFVRATHELIAEGTGATRESVSKLIGEMRDDGLLSPAYRCLTLTDEEGLRLLSGYHG, encoded by the coding sequence ATGACCTACGTTGCCACCGCCACCCAGACCATTCACGCCGACCTGCACCGCACTGTGCGGCGCGGGCAGACGCTGTACTACGCGGGCGACAGTGCGCCGAGCCTCTACCGCCTGGACAGCGGCCTGATGCGCGCGGTGCGCCTGACCCCCCAGGGCCGCAACCTGACGGTGCGCCACATCCGTCCCGGCGACATTTTTGGCGAGGAGTGCCTGCAAGGGCAGGTGCGAGGGCATCAGGTGGTGGCCCTGACCGACGCCGTGCTGACCCCCATTCACCCCGAACACCTCAGCGTGGGCGAGCTGTGGGACCTGACCCGTAGCCTGGGCGCCCAACTGCAGCGCATGATGACCGACGGCGTGCACATTCAGGACGGCGACCTGCGCGAGCGCATTGCCCGCTACCTGCTGAATCTGGCGGACAGCACCCTGGGCGGCCAGCACGCCGATGGCACGCGCTTTGTGCGCGCCACCCACGAACTGATCGCCGAGGGCACCGGCGCCACCCGCGAAAGCGTGAGCAAGCTGATCGGTGAGATGCGCGATGACGGCCTCCTGAGCCCCGCCTACCGCTGCCTGACCCTGACCGACGAAGAAGGCCTGCGGCTGCTCAGCGGCTACCACGGCTGA
- a CDS encoding histone deacetylase family protein: MTAHPYRAWSPASFTFPLPEGHRFPAYKYEGVRQRLLPHLPVLDTPALGWAEAARLHDPHWLRRWRRGEISAAEERAFGLPWSSGVVERARRAAGGSLAALHDALKVGWGANLAGGTHHAFVDRAEGFCLLNDAALLTRHALDGGLAGRVAVLDLDVHQGNGTAALLAGEARAFTLSVHGERNYPFRKERSSLDLGLGDGVTDAEYLNVLRVQVMPALEAFRPDLLLYLAGVDVLAGDRFGRFALTLAGVRERNRMVLRWAKAAAIPVVTMMAGGYNKDHALTVEAHASVVLDALDVLG, from the coding sequence GTGACCGCCCACCCCTACCGGGCCTGGAGCCCCGCCTCGTTCACGTTTCCGCTGCCCGAGGGCCACCGCTTCCCCGCCTACAAGTACGAGGGCGTGCGCCAACGCCTGCTGCCTCACCTGCCCGTGCTGGACACGCCCGCCCTGGGCTGGGCCGAGGCGGCGCGCCTTCATGATCCCCATTGGCTGCGCCGCTGGCGCCGGGGCGAGATCAGCGCGGCCGAGGAACGCGCCTTTGGCCTGCCCTGGAGCTCCGGCGTGGTGGAACGGGCGCGCCGGGCGGCGGGGGGCTCGCTGGCGGCCCTGCACGACGCCCTGAAGGTGGGCTGGGGCGCCAATCTGGCCGGCGGCACCCACCACGCCTTTGTGGACCGCGCCGAGGGCTTCTGCCTGCTGAACGACGCCGCGCTGCTCACCCGCCACGCGCTCGACGGCGGGCTGGCGGGCCGGGTGGCAGTGCTGGATCTGGACGTGCACCAGGGCAATGGTACGGCGGCGCTGCTGGCAGGAGAGGCACGCGCCTTCACGCTCTCGGTGCATGGCGAGCGCAACTATCCCTTTCGCAAGGAACGGTCCTCGCTGGACCTGGGCCTGGGCGACGGCGTGACCGATGCCGAATACCTGAACGTGCTGCGCGTCCAGGTGATGCCGGCCCTGGAGGCCTTTCGGCCGGATCTGCTGCTGTACCTCGCCGGCGTGGACGTGCTGGCCGGTGACCGCTTCGGCCGCTTTGCCCTGACCCTGGCCGGCGTGCGCGAACGTAACCGTATGGTGCTGCGCTGGGCGAAAGCGGCGGCCATTCCCGTGGTCACCATGATGGCCGGCGGCTACAACAAGGACCACGCCCTGACCGTCGAGGCCCACGCCAGCGTCGTGCTTGATGCCCTGGATGTCCTGGGCTAG